The Hydra vulgaris chromosome 11, alternate assembly HydraT2T_AEP genome contains a region encoding:
- the LOC136087193 gene encoding uncharacterized protein LOC136087193 has product MCALSQIKDLDEKLENDIFNSKWKKALIKSLGAEYLRGLGYTAAGRKIMEALFNDDLRINMCYTGRVSGSVALLKTRICPAIFGVLAKVGFKDEELVKKSLQKSLYSVNDKNTHAKSKPK; this is encoded by the exons ATGTGTGCATTATCCCAGATCAAAGACTTGgatgaaaaacttgaaaatgatatatttaatagtaaatGG AAAAAAGCGCTAATTAAGAGTTTGGGTGCAGAGTATCTCCGGGGACTAGGGTATACGGCTGCTGGTCGCAAGATAATGGAGGCGTTATTCAATGATGATCTGCGCATCAATATGTGTTATACGGGAAGGGTTAGCGGCAGTGTTGCTCTTTTGAAGACACGAATCTGCCCAGCAATCTTTG GTGTCTTGGCAAAGGTCGGGTTTAAGGACGAAGAACTCGTCAAGAAATCGTTGCAGAAGTCTTTGTATAGTGTAAACGATAAGAATACTCATGCTAAGTcgaaaccaaaataa